The DNA region GGATGGATCGCTGAAACGTAAGCCGTCCGCAGATTCGAAGCCGGAGGAGCTGGTGAGCCAGCCGACGCCGCCGTACTCGCCGATGCACTTTTCCATGGGGACAGGTGGGTATTCTGGAACGTATCCGGCGATCGGGATGACCCAGCATGCGGCGAGTAAGTTTTGCGAATGGCTGAGCGCGCAGACCGGTGAGTTCTACCGCTTGCCGACCGAGGCGGAGTGGGAATACGCATGCCGAGCGGGCAGCACGAGTGCGTGGTCGTTTGGTGATGATCCGGAGCTGCTCGATGAGTACGCCTGGCATGCCGGCAACAGCGACTACGAGTACCAGCCGGTGAAGCAGAAGAAGCCCAACGCATGGGGGCTCTACGATATGCACGGCAATGTGGCGGAGTGGTGCCTCGATGCCTACACGGCGGATGGTTACCCAGCGGAAGCGGCGACCAATCCGTGGAATGTAGCGACGCAGCGGTACCCGAGAGTCGTGCGCGGCGGGCATTGGGATTCGGAGCCGGAGGAAACGCGTAGCGCCGCCAGACTCGCATCGGATCCCGTTTGGAAAGTGCAGGACCCGCAGATTCCGAAGTCGATCTGGTACCACACCGACGCGCCGTGGCTCGGCTTCCGCGTGGTGCGCCCGCTGAACCCGCCGAAGACGCAGGCCGAGCGGGAGAAGTATTGGAACACAGGACCGGGCGAATGGTAGGCCGGCGTACAGTGGCCGATAGATCGATGAAAATTGTTTCGCTAGCTCTGGTCTGGTGGGTCGCGCTGATCGCTGTGGCGTACGCTGCAGAACCGGTGGTGGCTGAGTGCCCGCTGATGGGGACGCTTTTCAAGGTGGTGGTTTACCCGCCGGAAGGAGCGCAGCGTGAGAAGGTGGAGGCCGCGATTGATCAGGCGTTCGCGATTGCTACGCAGATCGACGACGTGGCGTCGGATTATAAATCAAGTAGTGAGCTGCGAGGGTTGAATATACGACATGGGGGACGTCTGTCGGTTACGTTTGCGCCCATCGTGCGTGAAGCAGAGCGCCTGATGAAGGTGACTGATGGAGCGTACGATCCAGGTTTGGGCCGACTGACCGTACTGTGGCGGGAGTCGGTAAAGACGCGTGAACTTCCTGATCCTGATGCGCTGGCTCATGCTTTGCATCACAGCGGATTGGATGGCGTAAGGGGGTGGCATAACAAGACGTCCCTCTTTTCACTGGACAAGAACGATGGGGCGTTACCACATTTGGATTTGGGCGGGATGGCCAAAGGCTACGCGGCCGATCGAATGTTCGACCACCTCAAGGCAGCTGGGTACCCGCGGTCCGCCATTGTGGCCGGCGGCGATGTGCGGGTGGGCGTGGCACCACCAGGACGAATGGGCTGGCCGGTAACCATCCGGACCGCGCGTCCGGACCAAGATGACCTTACGATTTTGGCGGTGAATGCGGGTGTTTCGACATCTGGCGCGCTGTATCAAAATGTGGTCATCGATGGGGTGACTTACTCGCATATTCTCGACCCCAAGACAGGGCTGGGTCTGACGCAGCCGATCGCCGCCACGGTGATTGC from Sulfuriroseicoccus oceanibius includes:
- a CDS encoding formylglycine-generating enzyme family protein, encoding MEKRRGYQLHMGLAAALLLAGCGEPERAAQAAKENVATPPMRAVDEIVCTPPALAVPETNDAPDEAEMKRYTVPVPAAGKRRFLTMVPIPSGKFVMGSPQDEVGRNEDESPQREVTLDAFWMSESEVTWALYQKFMDNGKARHKDGSLKRKPSADSKPEELVSQPTPPYSPMHFSMGTGGYSGTYPAIGMTQHAASKFCEWLSAQTGEFYRLPTEAEWEYACRAGSTSAWSFGDDPELLDEYAWHAGNSDYEYQPVKQKKPNAWGLYDMHGNVAEWCLDAYTADGYPAEAATNPWNVATQRYPRVVRGGHWDSEPEETRSAARLASDPVWKVQDPQIPKSIWYHTDAPWLGFRVVRPLNPPKTQAEREKYWNTGPGEW
- a CDS encoding FAD:protein FMN transferase, producing the protein MKIVSLALVWWVALIAVAYAAEPVVAECPLMGTLFKVVVYPPEGAQREKVEAAIDQAFAIATQIDDVASDYKSSSELRGLNIRHGGRLSVTFAPIVREAERLMKVTDGAYDPGLGRLTVLWRESVKTRELPDPDALAHALHHSGLDGVRGWHNKTSLFSLDKNDGALPHLDLGGMAKGYAADRMFDHLKAAGYPRSAIVAGGDVRVGVAPPGRMGWPVTIRTARPDQDDLTILAVNAGVSTSGALYQNVVIDGVTYSHILDPKTGLGLTQPIAATVIAANATLSDALATAACVAGAEAAAAKIEDWGAISVRVVTDEGVTIPDADEFYWEDAK